A stretch of Mesorhizobium sp. M2A.F.Ca.ET.046.03.2.1 DNA encodes these proteins:
- a CDS encoding S49 family peptidase: MTSLIHIADRVLNRPLLITRDKAEVILSVLAGRIGINAPGASRFEGSSVVEDEDGARRAVPYRVTSEGVGIITITGSLVNRGAWVGSSSGLTSYEGIAYQLKSAAADPAVRSVVLDMHSPGGEAVGAFETAALVRDLAASKRTVAVVNGMAASAMYAIGAGATEIVTTETGISGSIGVVLLHADFSRQLDREGITPTLIHAGAHKVDGNPFEPLSDAVREDLQAEVDAFYESFLATVARGRGNRLTAAAARKTEARTFIGQAAVDAGIADRVGSFESVLADLTRAPGRSTSQARRTSMSEKSGAPAAEDDAGIAKADHDAAVKAARAEGRAEGEAAGAKTVTDRLVSALSAEGVKGDAARMSAALDLARKSPGMSGEDVAAFVSANVAVSKPAGEADASAYEKSRLAAAGLAQPAAKGAEASQQAASRILANYRASTGSSAKQA; this comes from the coding sequence ATGACATCGCTGATCCACATTGCCGACCGGGTGCTGAACCGGCCGCTCCTGATCACGCGCGACAAGGCCGAGGTCATCCTGTCGGTTCTGGCGGGCCGCATCGGCATCAATGCACCCGGGGCCTCGCGCTTCGAGGGCTCATCCGTCGTCGAGGACGAGGACGGCGCGCGCCGTGCCGTGCCGTATCGTGTGACGTCCGAAGGTGTCGGCATCATCACCATCACCGGCTCCCTGGTGAACCGCGGCGCATGGGTGGGCTCAAGCTCGGGCCTGACGTCCTATGAAGGCATCGCCTACCAGCTCAAATCGGCGGCAGCGGATCCGGCCGTCAGATCGGTCGTTCTCGACATGCATTCGCCGGGCGGCGAGGCCGTCGGTGCTTTCGAAACGGCCGCGCTGGTTCGCGATCTGGCCGCAAGTAAGCGCACCGTCGCCGTCGTCAACGGGATGGCGGCATCGGCCATGTACGCCATCGGCGCGGGCGCGACCGAGATCGTCACCACGGAAACCGGCATATCCGGCTCGATCGGCGTCGTGCTGCTGCATGCCGATTTCAGCCGGCAACTGGACCGGGAAGGCATCACGCCGACGCTTATCCACGCCGGCGCCCACAAGGTCGACGGCAATCCGTTCGAGCCGCTGTCCGACGCGGTGCGCGAGGACCTGCAGGCCGAGGTCGATGCCTTCTACGAAAGCTTCCTGGCGACCGTCGCCAGGGGACGCGGCAACCGGCTCACCGCTGCCGCCGCCCGCAAGACGGAAGCCCGCACCTTCATCGGCCAGGCGGCCGTGGATGCCGGCATTGCCGACCGCGTCGGCTCGTTCGAATCGGTCCTCGCGGACCTGACCCGCGCCCCTGGGCGCTCCACCTCGCAAGCAAGGAGAACGTCCATGAGCGAGAAAAGCGGCGCGCCCGCCGCCGAAGACGATGCGGGCATTGCGAAGGCCGACCACGACGCTGCGGTGAAAGCCGCGCGCGCCGAGGGTCGCGCCGAAGGCGAGGCAGCCGGCGCCAAGACGGTCACCGACCGCCTGGTTTCGGCGCTCTCGGCCGAGGGCGTCAAGGGCGACGCCGCCCGTATGAGCGCCGCGCTCGACCTGGCGCGGAAATCGCCCGGCATGTCCGGCGAGGACGTCGCGGCCTTCGTCTCGGCGAACGTTGCGGTTTCCAAGCCTGCCGGGGAGGCCGACGCATCCGCCTATGAGAAGTCGCGCCTTGCCGCTGCTGGCCTGGCGCAGCCCGCCGCAAAGGGCGCCGAGGCGTCCCAGCAGGCGGCAAGCCGGATTCTGGCCAACTACCGCGCTTCGACGGGCTCGTCCGCCAAGCAGGCCTGA
- a CDS encoding phage tail protein, with the protein MAGLLEIRWADLSGLKRLDNALGRLSDLQRSEVLRRAVNHVGDRLRTRLTRALSKQTGLPYRTIRRAIKVERPTYGKLAYVMRTQGGDVSLKYFKPRETRAGVSASPFSKRRLFTGDFTKGGRFPNRVTAKGLGGHVYAPDRSSTRWGRPVSFVDSGVIIPAEMLKGDTAQEFTEFANRELPPRVMHEITFMLPGFFD; encoded by the coding sequence GTGGCCGGCCTGCTGGAGATCAGGTGGGCCGATTTGTCTGGGCTGAAGCGGCTGGATAACGCGCTTGGCCGCCTGAGCGACCTGCAGCGCAGCGAAGTCCTGCGCCGCGCCGTCAACCACGTCGGCGACAGGCTGCGCACCAGGCTGACACGCGCGCTGTCCAAGCAAACCGGGCTGCCCTATCGCACCATCCGCAGGGCCATCAAGGTCGAGCGCCCCACCTACGGCAAGCTCGCCTATGTCATGCGCACGCAGGGCGGCGACGTCTCGCTCAAATACTTCAAGCCGCGCGAGACGCGGGCAGGGGTGAGCGCCTCGCCCTTCAGCAAGCGCCGGCTGTTCACCGGTGATTTCACGAAGGGTGGCCGCTTTCCAAATCGCGTTACTGCCAAAGGCCTGGGCGGTCACGTCTATGCGCCTGACCGATCATCAACCAGGTGGGGCCGGCCGGTCTCGTTCGTCGACTCAGGCGTGATCATCCCCGCCGAAATGCTCAAAGGCGACACCGCCCAGGAATTCACCGAATTCGCCAATCGCGAGCTGCCGCCGAGGGTGATGCACGAGATCACCTTCATGCTCCCCGGCTTCTTCGACTGA
- a CDS encoding major capsid protein: MADFDHYELWDTHTLLGVFRELDIVPSYWLDLLFPNEMSFTDEYVDLEKIPRAGRKLAPFVAPMAQGRAIYEEGARVERFKPGYVKPSDPVSPLRALTRRPGTLLGPNAQTPQARYDAVKADILQYHRVAIERLWEWMAAKAIIDGKVVIEGKDMPQRLVDFGRAAGHTVVLGVGARWGDAGVSILDDIQGWADMMHAAEFGGAPNRITVGIDAWGVMRRDAEILAEMDLTRRGNADLTIKTGLMTTGEVRYGGTLGGGIEVWVYRDYYTVNGSVTPFMSPKDIVLTGPNVQGYRCFSAIVDVHAQFQPLPIFPRDYIPEGDVAIEQIVTQSAPLMVPVNPNATLKATVVA, encoded by the coding sequence ATGGCGGACTTCGACCACTACGAACTCTGGGACACGCACACTCTTCTTGGCGTGTTCCGCGAGCTGGATATCGTGCCGAGCTATTGGCTCGACCTGCTTTTCCCGAACGAGATGTCGTTCACAGACGAATATGTCGACCTGGAGAAGATCCCGCGCGCCGGCCGCAAGCTTGCGCCCTTCGTCGCGCCGATGGCGCAGGGGCGCGCCATCTATGAGGAAGGCGCGCGCGTCGAGCGCTTCAAGCCGGGCTATGTCAAGCCCAGCGATCCCGTCTCCCCGCTGCGGGCGCTCACCCGCCGGCCCGGCACCTTGCTCGGACCGAACGCGCAGACGCCGCAGGCGCGCTACGACGCGGTCAAGGCCGACATCCTGCAGTATCATCGCGTCGCGATTGAGAGGCTGTGGGAATGGATGGCCGCCAAGGCCATCATTGACGGCAAGGTCGTCATCGAAGGCAAGGACATGCCGCAGCGCCTCGTCGATTTCGGCCGCGCCGCCGGCCACACCGTCGTGCTCGGCGTCGGCGCGCGGTGGGGCGATGCCGGGGTGTCCATCCTCGACGACATCCAGGGCTGGGCGGACATGATGCACGCGGCCGAGTTTGGCGGCGCGCCGAACCGCATCACCGTCGGTATCGACGCCTGGGGCGTCATGCGCCGCGACGCCGAAATCCTCGCCGAAATGGACCTGACCCGCCGCGGCAATGCCGACCTGACGATCAAGACCGGGCTGATGACAACCGGCGAGGTGCGTTATGGCGGCACGCTCGGCGGCGGGATCGAGGTGTGGGTGTACAGGGACTACTACACCGTAAACGGCTCCGTCACGCCGTTCATGTCGCCCAAGGATATCGTCCTCACCGGACCGAACGTGCAGGGCTACCGCTGCTTCAGCGCCATCGTCGACGTGCACGCCCAGTTCCAGCCGCTGCCGATCTTCCCGCGCGACTACATCCCGGAAGGTGACGTGGCGATCGAGCAGATCGTCACGCAGTCGGCGCCGCTCATGGTGCCGGTCAACCCGAATGCCACCCTGAAGGCGACCGTCGTCGCTTGA
- a CDS encoding P4 alpha zinc-binding domain-containing protein: MMHDPVALFVEDARAVSIDDAAKRLGLKFSGRRHEHPQPCPHCGGTDTFAFNTAKNKWNCRAGGVGGNDGIGMAAHCEGLDPHRRAHFLEACSIVLGQPVPDEAEQESAEERNQRLARIELRRRQNQADAATRADSQADFREKERNKARGIYRPLAPLRTSSLSFGRFYLGRRCAGYPDATWLRVGSDVTYWHGQDERGAPIALYSGPAMVAPFIGPGFELIGCHITWIDLDRAPKYRPILYGLTKEGEKAGLVPWAFGDPAPSADDLSAGLYEQLATKKMRGSKKGALIPIAGHPEAHRWVGGEGIENGVAFGEWEGWRDDSFYFAAGDLGNLSGPAEASSRFMHPTLKKPDVRGVMRPVMIAGSKPKIDQAPDDAMWVGDHVDELVLLADGDSERVMTAAAMARARKRHQRPEGELQRLIPIIWPRSGYDFSKMAAEAEAGT, translated from the coding sequence ATGATGCACGATCCAGTCGCTCTCTTCGTCGAAGACGCCCGTGCTGTATCGATCGACGATGCAGCCAAGAGGCTCGGTCTGAAGTTCAGCGGGAGGCGACACGAACACCCGCAGCCATGCCCGCATTGTGGCGGCACCGACACCTTCGCCTTCAACACCGCCAAGAACAAATGGAACTGCCGCGCCGGCGGCGTCGGCGGCAATGACGGCATCGGCATGGCGGCGCATTGCGAGGGGCTGGATCCGCATCGTCGCGCGCATTTCCTCGAAGCCTGCTCGATCGTGCTTGGCCAGCCGGTACCCGACGAGGCGGAACAGGAAAGCGCGGAAGAACGAAACCAAAGGCTGGCGCGGATCGAGCTGCGCCGGCGGCAGAACCAAGCCGATGCCGCGACCCGGGCGGACAGCCAGGCTGATTTCCGCGAGAAGGAACGCAACAAGGCGCGCGGCATCTATCGGCCGCTGGCGCCGCTGCGCACGTCATCGTTGTCGTTCGGCCGCTTCTATCTCGGCCGGCGCTGCGCCGGCTATCCGGATGCCACCTGGCTGCGCGTCGGGTCCGACGTCACCTACTGGCACGGCCAGGACGAGCGCGGCGCTCCGATCGCGCTCTATTCCGGTCCGGCGATGGTAGCGCCCTTCATCGGCCCCGGCTTCGAGCTGATCGGCTGCCACATCACCTGGATCGACCTCGACCGTGCGCCGAAGTATCGACCGATCCTGTATGGGCTGACCAAGGAAGGGGAGAAAGCCGGGCTCGTGCCGTGGGCATTCGGCGATCCGGCACCATCGGCCGACGATCTCTCCGCCGGCCTCTACGAGCAGCTCGCAACCAAGAAGATGCGCGGCTCGAAGAAGGGCGCGCTGATCCCGATCGCCGGACATCCGGAAGCGCATCGCTGGGTCGGCGGCGAGGGGATCGAGAACGGCGTCGCCTTCGGCGAATGGGAGGGCTGGCGCGACGACAGCTTCTATTTCGCCGCCGGCGATCTCGGCAACCTGTCAGGCCCGGCCGAGGCCTCGTCGCGTTTCATGCACCCGACGCTGAAGAAACCCGACGTCAGAGGCGTGATGCGCCCGGTGATGATCGCGGGCTCGAAACCAAAGATCGACCAAGCGCCGGACGATGCGATGTGGGTCGGCGACCATGTCGACGAGCTCGTGCTGCTCGCCGACGGCGATTCCGAGCGGGTGATGACGGCGGCCGCGATGGCCCGGGCACGCAAGCGGCATCAGCGGCCCGAAGGTGAGCTGCAGAGGCTGATCCCGATCATCTGGCCGCGTTCTGGCTACGATTTTTCAAAAATGGCGGCGGAAGCCGAAGCGGGGACCTGA
- a CDS encoding phage portal protein: protein MKLLDRIFGRGGASASRPSPQAGYLRDTRSRILSTRGTALRDHRDEVRIAWRRAAGLAMDIIQNSGRLRGAVDQVIADTVGVELILSPAPDLSALGYDKQETDAFIKLLKAAWKQWAWNARECDLKGKFIVPQKVDVALRHDVVYGEALALMDYMSVPERRRYGIASGTKMCLTTPTALVQDTSEIEGLYQGVIHDPNGRPIAYRLAEKETGIVVKRDHAAHDGEGRQMVAHVFDPVDSNDVRGISRLVTAFREYLQWETLVDVTIQTGILQTVFAQVLTSERPSAEAFEGLEALGESQDGKALRDEFRDYFLAVMDKAAESEISVGTDPKLFWRRARSWN from the coding sequence ATGAAGTTGCTGGACAGGATATTCGGCAGGGGAGGCGCGTCCGCTTCGCGCCCGTCCCCGCAGGCCGGATATCTGCGCGACACCCGATCGAGGATTCTGTCGACGCGCGGCACGGCGCTGCGCGACCATCGCGACGAGGTGCGTATCGCCTGGCGGCGGGCCGCCGGGCTGGCGATGGACATCATCCAGAATTCCGGCCGGCTGCGCGGCGCCGTCGATCAGGTCATCGCCGACACGGTCGGTGTCGAGCTGATCCTCAGCCCCGCGCCCGACCTGTCGGCGCTCGGCTACGACAAGCAGGAGACGGACGCGTTCATCAAGCTGCTGAAAGCCGCGTGGAAGCAATGGGCCTGGAACGCGCGCGAGTGCGACCTCAAGGGCAAGTTCATCGTGCCGCAGAAGGTCGATGTCGCGTTGCGCCACGACGTCGTCTACGGCGAAGCCTTGGCGCTGATGGACTACATGTCCGTCCCCGAACGCCGCCGCTACGGCATCGCGTCCGGAACCAAGATGTGCCTGACCACGCCAACGGCGCTGGTCCAGGACACCAGCGAGATCGAGGGTCTCTACCAAGGCGTCATCCATGACCCGAACGGGCGCCCGATCGCCTATCGCCTCGCCGAAAAGGAAACCGGCATCGTCGTCAAGCGCGACCATGCGGCCCATGACGGCGAAGGGCGCCAGATGGTCGCCCATGTCTTCGATCCGGTGGACAGCAACGACGTTCGCGGCATCTCGCGCCTGGTGACGGCGTTTCGCGAATATCTGCAATGGGAAACCCTGGTCGATGTCACGATCCAGACCGGCATCCTGCAGACCGTCTTCGCCCAGGTCCTGACCAGCGAGAGGCCGTCGGCCGAAGCCTTCGAGGGGCTGGAAGCGCTCGGCGAGAGCCAGGACGGCAAGGCGCTCCGCGACGAGTTCCGCGACTATTTCCTCGCCGTCATGGACAAGGCGGCCGAAAGCGAAATTTCCGTCGGCACCGATCCGAAATTGTTCTGGCGCCGGGCGAGAAGCTGGAATTGA
- a CDS encoding phage/plasmid primase, P4 family yields the protein MPDEVAAVLKEAQRQAAAYGDPAPLSGDGVTGAGDDEDGEPGTAPKDLSQVDCNIVRHCAGLDHSDTDNAERLLAHFGEDLLVRAQSKARRAAFAVWTGTHWDIETGEPRALAIAQNVGGRIALEVDFIEPTEAERHAIESGLKACKIAEEERTPAQKRLAKLAEAAQANVARRVSRRMTHAVSSKNKAKLEAMLACAAPHIQRGPDEFNADPLKVALASHTLCFRRTRKRVRNPAYDDPDDNREDVPEFIEVPDAELKVVEGHRRQDMITQRVPVEYDAQATCPKWDEFVRDKLPIDAVRRMVQVASGLGLVGLTVQKLFFHYGKGANGKSVYMETLCRLLGEVSVTLPSESFIGEGKAGGAANPDMARLYGRRFLRVKELPEGEDLRENLVKDLTGGEHFTVRDLFEGYFDFRPVFTGHMSGNGYPRISGTDNGIWRRMAVIHWSKIIAEADQREFEEVVSEFVPEYPGILNWLIEGVLIFLREGLVIPDAVRLKTQEYRDEMDRTSAFCARCVVPDPAAELTAKQFYQAYVDFTVDEGGKPISLTAFGLIMKKKYERVDGRIVVYRGVRLVDVPASRVPDQEVR from the coding sequence ATGCCCGACGAGGTCGCGGCCGTGCTCAAGGAAGCCCAGCGCCAGGCGGCCGCCTATGGCGACCCCGCACCCCTTTCCGGTGATGGCGTGACTGGTGCAGGTGATGACGAGGATGGCGAGCCCGGCACCGCGCCGAAGGATTTGAGCCAGGTCGACTGCAATATCGTGCGCCATTGCGCCGGCCTCGACCATTCCGACACGGACAACGCCGAAAGGCTACTCGCCCATTTCGGCGAGGACCTTTTAGTGCGCGCGCAATCCAAGGCCAGGCGGGCAGCCTTTGCAGTCTGGACCGGTACGCATTGGGATATCGAGACTGGCGAGCCCCGTGCCTTGGCGATCGCCCAGAATGTCGGCGGCCGCATCGCACTCGAGGTCGATTTCATCGAGCCGACCGAGGCGGAACGGCATGCGATCGAGAGCGGGCTGAAGGCCTGCAAGATCGCCGAGGAAGAGCGGACGCCCGCGCAGAAGCGGCTGGCGAAGCTGGCGGAAGCCGCGCAGGCGAATGTCGCCCGGCGGGTCAGCCGGCGAATGACCCATGCCGTGTCGTCGAAGAACAAGGCCAAGCTCGAAGCCATGCTTGCCTGCGCTGCGCCGCACATCCAGCGCGGCCCCGACGAGTTCAATGCCGACCCGCTGAAGGTTGCGCTGGCAAGCCACACGCTCTGCTTTCGCCGTACCCGCAAGCGTGTGCGCAATCCTGCCTATGACGATCCCGACGACAATCGCGAGGACGTGCCCGAATTCATCGAAGTGCCCGATGCCGAGCTGAAAGTCGTGGAAGGGCATCGACGCCAGGACATGATTACGCAGCGCGTGCCGGTGGAATACGACGCGCAAGCGACATGCCCGAAATGGGACGAGTTCGTACGCGACAAGCTGCCGATCGACGCCGTGCGCCGCATGGTGCAGGTGGCATCAGGCCTGGGGCTGGTCGGGCTGACGGTTCAAAAGCTGTTCTTCCACTACGGCAAGGGCGCCAACGGCAAATCCGTCTACATGGAAACGCTTTGCCGGCTGCTGGGCGAGGTGTCGGTCACGCTGCCTTCGGAGTCCTTCATCGGCGAAGGCAAGGCCGGCGGTGCGGCCAATCCCGATATGGCGCGGCTCTATGGCCGGCGTTTCCTACGCGTGAAGGAACTGCCTGAGGGCGAGGATCTGCGCGAGAACCTGGTCAAGGATCTGACCGGCGGCGAGCATTTCACCGTGCGCGACCTGTTCGAGGGCTATTTCGATTTCCGGCCGGTCTTCACCGGCCATATGTCGGGCAACGGCTATCCGCGCATCTCGGGCACGGACAACGGCATCTGGCGGCGCATGGCCGTCATCCACTGGTCGAAGATAATCGCCGAGGCGGACCAGCGCGAGTTCGAGGAGGTGGTCTCGGAATTCGTGCCGGAATATCCGGGCATCCTGAACTGGCTGATCGAAGGCGTGCTGATCTTCCTTCGCGAGGGGCTTGTCATCCCCGACGCCGTGCGGCTGAAGACGCAGGAGTATCGCGACGAGATGGACCGCACATCAGCTTTTTGCGCGCGCTGCGTGGTGCCCGATCCGGCGGCCGAGCTGACCGCCAAGCAGTTCTACCAGGCCTATGTCGACTTCACCGTCGACGAGGGCGGCAAGCCGATCTCGCTGACCGCGTTCGGGCTGATCATGAAGAAGAAATACGAGCGGGTGGATGGGCGCATCGTCGTCTACCGCGGCGTGCGCCTGGTCGACGTGCCGGCGTCGCGCGTACCCGACCAGGAGGTGCGATGA
- a CDS encoding phage portal protein — translation MSTGIPGPQFLPVSTELQRGMARAIGISVASYTMNYEGATYSSTRMEGASLHPVVTRRRERIAAPICQLAYEHLVDELIGTGRLPFKGGYEGFRANRDKVLWANWQGPAKATADDQKSAKAATERLLNGTSTPDMECAEIGVDAEEVFERRLYWHKRYLAEGMPSPFVRNAGDPKDDVIPAAPKKKEDA, via the coding sequence ATGTCGACCGGCATTCCGGGGCCGCAGTTCCTGCCGGTGTCGACCGAGCTGCAGCGCGGCATGGCTCGCGCGATCGGTATCAGCGTCGCCAGCTACACCATGAACTATGAGGGCGCGACCTATTCGTCGACCCGAATGGAGGGCGCTTCGCTGCATCCGGTGGTCACCCGCCGCCGCGAGCGTATCGCAGCACCCATCTGCCAGCTTGCTTACGAGCATCTCGTCGACGAGCTGATCGGCACCGGCCGCCTGCCGTTCAAAGGCGGCTACGAGGGCTTCAGGGCCAATCGCGACAAGGTGCTGTGGGCCAACTGGCAGGGGCCGGCCAAGGCCACCGCCGACGACCAGAAGAGCGCCAAGGCCGCGACCGAGCGGCTGCTCAACGGCACCTCGACGCCGGACATGGAATGCGCCGAGATCGGCGTCGACGCCGAGGAGGTCTTCGAGCGCCGGCTCTACTGGCACAAGCGCTATCTCGCCGAAGGCATGCCGTCGCCCTTCGTTCGCAACGCCGGCGACCCGAAGGATGACGTCATCCCGGCCGCGCCAAAGAAAAAGGAAGATGCGTGA
- a CDS encoding Cro/CI family transcriptional regulator, protein MIEIVRIAAAKVGGLGALASHLGIRHQAFYSWKRVPAERVLDIERATGISRHAQRPDLFGPDILAGPASSQAGTGSGEEAPR, encoded by the coding sequence ATGATCGAAATCGTCAGAATCGCAGCCGCCAAGGTTGGCGGATTGGGCGCGCTCGCCTCGCATCTGGGTATCCGCCACCAGGCCTTCTACTCGTGGAAGCGGGTGCCGGCCGAACGCGTGCTCGACATCGAGCGCGCCACCGGCATCTCGCGCCATGCACAGCGGCCCGACCTGTTCGGTCCCGATATCCTTGCCGGTCCCGCATCCTCCCAAGCCGGGACCGGCAGCGGCGAGGAGGCGCCGCGATGA
- a CDS encoding terminase gpA endonuclease subunit, whose product MSIHIGLGHPGALRLAGSALADAIRPRPPARFREWLPKNIILVDGPKKGEFWALDDAPYLGEIADCLSIEHPCNLVTVRKSQQTGVSILALAWALYIADTAPDNTIYGLPSIDFLQDMNSQKLQPLIEVWQKETGKQVIFPAVSRSGAGSTIYEKRFAGGSLMLANANVATDLSGKTTRYGVKDEVSKWQTHVTGDDPETLFFGRFTAFRRTKSYKIFELSTPEIDTGDELGDAQGHCRIDRSFKRSDQRFWNIACVECKGEFVQSHDGFHLDRQHPHKSFYVCPHCGHIVSETERVIGVRNGRYVATLTGPDRHPGFHVDAFISLMMSYEAIAEDILNQAKPGGLGEKGIFNLVYGLPAKVKGNAPEYERLMERREPFAEMRVPADGLILVAGADVQHNGIWAVVVAFGEDRQSWMLGVRFFEGTTDNPGEGAWTKLDEFFAKPLDDAFGGRRRIEALAVDGGDGGRTNQVLEWCRRRANAYAVKGVGGRGVPAISVPAKKSVTKRGKRKRFGSAMLWPVGTWGLKAELFANLHKLGMRSGEPADPPGYVHFGDFLPKEYFLQLTAEAFVAEVVRGKFHEEWKRLRPDNHCLDAHVYAMAMAEMLGLSTKRADDWSALRQRLQPTPEPDLLNGLRVAGPVSTAPVETRNDEASQARRQKWKNRG is encoded by the coding sequence TTGAGCATCCACATTGGCCTCGGCCATCCGGGAGCCCTGCGCCTGGCCGGCTCGGCGCTAGCGGATGCGATCAGGCCGCGGCCGCCGGCACGTTTTCGCGAGTGGCTGCCGAAGAACATCATCCTGGTCGACGGGCCAAAGAAAGGAGAATTCTGGGCGCTCGACGACGCGCCATATCTCGGCGAGATCGCCGACTGCCTCAGCATCGAGCATCCCTGCAATCTAGTTACAGTGCGCAAGTCGCAGCAGACCGGCGTGTCGATCCTCGCTCTGGCCTGGGCGCTCTACATCGCCGACACCGCGCCGGACAACACAATCTACGGCCTGCCGTCGATCGACTTCCTGCAGGACATGAACAGCCAGAAGCTGCAGCCGCTTATCGAGGTCTGGCAGAAGGAAACCGGCAAGCAAGTCATCTTTCCCGCGGTCAGCCGATCCGGCGCGGGGTCCACGATCTACGAGAAGCGCTTCGCCGGGGGTTCGCTGATGCTGGCCAACGCCAACGTGGCGACGGACCTTTCGGGCAAGACGACGCGCTACGGCGTCAAGGACGAGGTCTCGAAGTGGCAGACCCATGTCACGGGCGACGATCCGGAGACCCTGTTCTTCGGCCGCTTCACGGCCTTCCGGCGCACGAAGTCCTACAAGATCTTCGAATTGTCGACGCCAGAGATCGACACAGGCGACGAGCTCGGCGACGCGCAGGGGCACTGCCGCATCGACCGCTCTTTCAAGCGCTCCGACCAGCGTTTCTGGAACATCGCCTGCGTCGAATGCAAAGGCGAGTTCGTCCAGTCGCATGACGGTTTCCACCTCGACAGGCAGCATCCGCACAAGAGCTTCTATGTCTGCCCGCATTGCGGACATATCGTCAGCGAGACGGAGCGTGTCATCGGCGTCCGCAACGGACGCTACGTCGCGACGCTCACCGGTCCCGACCGGCATCCCGGCTTCCACGTCGACGCCTTCATCTCGCTGATGATGAGCTACGAGGCGATCGCGGAAGACATTCTCAATCAGGCCAAGCCCGGCGGGCTCGGCGAAAAGGGCATCTTCAATCTGGTTTACGGCCTTCCCGCCAAGGTGAAGGGCAACGCGCCGGAATATGAGCGGCTGATGGAGCGTCGCGAGCCCTTCGCCGAAATGAGGGTTCCGGCGGATGGCCTCATCCTGGTCGCCGGCGCCGACGTACAGCACAATGGCATCTGGGCCGTCGTCGTCGCCTTCGGCGAGGACCGGCAGAGCTGGATGCTGGGCGTGCGCTTCTTCGAAGGCACGACCGACAATCCTGGCGAGGGTGCCTGGACAAAGCTCGACGAGTTCTTCGCCAAGCCGCTCGACGACGCCTTTGGCGGCCGGCGTCGGATCGAGGCTCTCGCGGTGGACGGCGGCGACGGCGGCCGCACCAACCAGGTGCTGGAGTGGTGCCGCCGCCGCGCCAATGCCTACGCTGTTAAAGGCGTCGGCGGCCGCGGCGTGCCGGCGATCAGCGTTCCGGCGAAGAAGTCGGTCACCAAGCGCGGCAAGCGCAAACGCTTCGGCAGCGCCATGCTGTGGCCTGTCGGCACCTGGGGCCTGAAGGCGGAGCTGTTCGCAAACCTGCACAAGCTGGGCATGCGCTCGGGCGAACCGGCTGACCCGCCCGGCTATGTGCATTTCGGCGATTTCCTGCCGAAGGAATATTTCCTGCAGCTCACGGCCGAGGCGTTTGTCGCCGAGGTCGTGCGCGGCAAGTTCCATGAGGAATGGAAGCGGCTGCGGCCGGACAATCACTGCCTCGACGCCCATGTCTACGCGATGGCCATGGCTGAAATGCTCGGGCTCTCCACCAAGCGGGCGGACGACTGGTCGGCCTTGCGGCAGCGGCTGCAGCCGACGCCCGAGCCCGACCTGCTCAATGGCTTGCGCGTGGCTGGACCCGTATCGACGGCGCCGGTCGAGACGAGGAATGACGAGGCCTCGCAAGCCCGTCGCCAGAAATGGAAGAACCGCGGATGA
- a CDS encoding DUF982 domain-containing protein gives MADRFDPPLLVDDEFGPREICCAMDAIEFLEEWPIQRRCKLHRCATEACCAAYDGRTSVGDARAAFESWARMAHIAVTRQLEAVRKGGIFEIC, from the coding sequence ATGGCTGACCGCTTTGACCCACCGCTTCTGGTGGACGATGAATTCGGGCCTAGAGAAATCTGCTGCGCGATGGACGCGATCGAATTTCTTGAGGAATGGCCGATTCAACGCCGTTGCAAGCTGCACCGTTGCGCTACCGAAGCGTGTTGCGCTGCCTATGACGGACGCACATCTGTTGGTGATGCCAGAGCTGCCTTCGAAAGCTGGGCGAGGATGGCGCATATCGCGGTAACGCGACAACTCGAGGCCGTCCGGAAAGGTGGGATCTTCGAGATCTGCTGA